From a region of the Triticum aestivum cultivar Chinese Spring chromosome 7D, IWGSC CS RefSeq v2.1, whole genome shotgun sequence genome:
- the LOC123167796 gene encoding chaperone protein dnaJ 11, chloroplastic encodes MATFATSTAAVMGSARPGRVAGPRRCVVARASSTMAAPAALATGRTHYDVLGVSAGASRGEIKAAYRRRAREVHPDAAGGVGDEGFIQLHAAYATLADPDERARYDSDMACRAAGTMMMRRAGAAGPSFRRRTWETDQCW; translated from the coding sequence ATGGCTACGTTCGCGACGTCGACGGCGGCGGTGATGGGATCGGCTCGCCCGGGGCGGGTGGCCGGGCCTCGGCGGTGCGTGGTGGCGCGGGCGTCCTCGACGATGGCGGCACCGGCGGCCCTGGCGACGGGAAGGACGCACTACGATGTGCTCGGCGTGAGCGCCGGGGCGAGCAGGGGGGAGATCAAGGCGGCGTACCGGCGTCGGGCCAGGGAGGTGCACCCGGACGCTGCTGGTGGCGTCGGCGACGAGGGGTTCATCCAGCTCCACGCGGCTTACGCCACGCTCGCTGACCCCGACGAGCGCGCTCGCTACGACAGCGACATGGCCTGCCGCGCCGCCGGGACGATGATGATGCGACGGGCGGGCGCGGCTGGGCCGTCGTTCCGGCGGAGGACGTGGGAGACTGACCAGTGCTGGTAG